A genomic segment from bacterium encodes:
- a CDS encoding DUF1116 domain-containing protein yields MAGIVSSSMPVYVVENAAGRTRAYSTLNEGYGTVLRYGAYGTDVLARLRWLEETLAPVLDRALEFSGGLDLRTLIAQALQMGDEGHNRNKAASALLGRQLAPHIVRSGAPADAQHEVFRYLAETDLAALNPIMAACKATMDAAHGVPGSTLVTAMARNGTEFGIRVSGLGERWFTGPAEVPRGLYFPGFSADDANPDVGDSTITETAGIGAFAMAAAPAIVSFVSGTARDALQSTLEMYEITLAENPAFGIPALDFRGTPTGIDIRKVVRTGILPRVNTGIAHREVGIGQIGAGLVRPPRVCFERALQAMAETIER; encoded by the coding sequence ATGGCCGGGATCGTCTCCTCGTCGATGCCCGTCTACGTTGTAGAGAACGCCGCGGGGCGCACCCGAGCGTACTCCACGCTCAACGAGGGGTACGGCACGGTGCTCCGCTACGGGGCGTACGGCACCGATGTGCTGGCGCGTCTCCGGTGGCTGGAGGAGACGCTCGCCCCGGTGCTCGATCGCGCGCTCGAGTTCTCGGGCGGGCTGGATCTGCGAACGCTCATCGCACAGGCGCTGCAGATGGGAGACGAGGGTCACAATCGGAACAAAGCCGCATCGGCGCTCCTGGGCCGCCAACTCGCGCCGCACATCGTGCGCAGCGGCGCCCCCGCCGATGCCCAGCACGAGGTGTTCCGGTATCTCGCCGAGACCGATCTCGCGGCCCTCAACCCGATCATGGCCGCGTGCAAGGCGACGATGGACGCGGCCCACGGCGTCCCCGGGAGCACCCTCGTCACGGCGATGGCCCGCAACGGCACGGAGTTCGGGATCCGCGTGAGCGGGCTCGGCGAGCGGTGGTTTACGGGGCCCGCGGAGGTGCCCCGCGGACTGTACTTCCCCGGGTTCTCGGCGGACGACGCGAACCCCGATGTCGGCGATTCCACGATCACCGAGACGGCGGGCATCGGCGCGTTTGCGATGGCGGCCGCGCCCGCGATCGTCAGCTTCGTCAGCGGGACCGCGCGCGACGCGCTGCAGTCCACGCTCGAGATGTACGAAATCACGCTGGCGGAAAACCCCGCGTTCGGGATCCCCGCGCTCGACTTCCGCGGCACGCCGACGGGGATCGACATCCGTAAGGTCGTCCGCACCGGCATTCTTCCGCGGGTCAACACCGGAATCGCCCACCGGGAGGTCGGGATCGGGCAGATCGGGGCCGGGCTCGTGCGCCCGCCCCGCGTCTGTTTCGAGCGCGCGCTGCAGGCGATGGCGGAGACGATCGAGCGATAG
- a CDS encoding cyclase family protein, with protein sequence MALKPADMSRVRVLDLSQNFSVDSPPFAYYEGPTVKWVKKMAFEGVNAQLISSTNHIATHLDSPLHFNDPGPDVAGIPLEELLGPACIVDLAQFGIGDYDIYGPEHFERWEKTYKTKIQRGDILVIHTGYHHYYNEDWYKVRNREKPNLPRAFLRHPGPQLEFCDWVLARGIRWLAIDAISTDHPFNTNVRRARPDLVPEVEKKIGMPIDRAFPWPKAYQATHTYLFPKGVFHVENVGGMIDEVLNMRLWFGAFPFRFKGGEAAFCRCFAFVQR encoded by the coding sequence ATGGCCTTGAAACCGGCGGACATGAGCCGGGTCCGCGTGCTGGACCTGTCACAGAACTTCAGCGTCGACTCGCCGCCGTTCGCGTACTACGAGGGTCCCACCGTGAAATGGGTCAAGAAGATGGCGTTCGAAGGCGTCAACGCGCAGCTGATCAGCAGTACGAACCACATCGCGACGCACCTCGATTCTCCGCTGCACTTCAACGATCCCGGCCCCGACGTCGCGGGTATTCCGCTCGAGGAGCTGCTCGGGCCGGCGTGCATCGTCGATCTGGCGCAGTTCGGCATCGGGGACTATGACATCTACGGCCCGGAGCACTTCGAGCGGTGGGAGAAGACGTATAAAACGAAGATCCAGCGGGGCGACATCCTGGTGATCCACACCGGGTACCATCACTACTACAACGAGGACTGGTACAAGGTCCGCAACCGGGAGAAGCCCAACTTGCCGCGGGCGTTTCTCCGGCACCCCGGCCCGCAGCTGGAGTTTTGCGACTGGGTCCTCGCGCGGGGGATCCGCTGGCTCGCGATCGACGCGATCTCCACGGACCATCCGTTCAACACCAACGTCCGCCGGGCGCGTCCGGATCTCGTGCCCGAGGTGGAAAAGAAGATCGGGATGCCGATCGACCGGGCGTTTCCCTGGCCCAAGGCGTACCAGGCCACGCACACGTACCTGTTCCCGAAGGGCGTGTTCCACGTCGAGAACGTGGGCGGCATGATCGACGAGGTACTGAACATGCGGCTGTGGTTCGGCGCGTTTCCGTTCCGGTTCAAAGGCGGCGAGGCGGCGTTCTGCCGCTGCTTCGCGTTCGTGCAGCGCTAG
- a CDS encoding CaiB/BaiF CoA-transferase family protein produces the protein MYPLDDLTVVDLTRALAGPYCTMMLADLGARVLKVETPGTGDDTRGWGPPFVNGESAYFLSINRNKASVTLNLKAPRGRELLWRLLRRADVLVENFRPGAMDRLGFGYDAVHAAVPRLVYCSISGFGQSGPYRERAAYDLIVQGMGGLMGITGEPDGAPMRVGVAVADICAGMFAAYAILAALRVRERTGAGQWVDAAMLDGQVAWMTYMAANYFATGHDPQRVGSAHTNLVPYQPFPTRDGFINVTVGSEGLWQRFCQALDVPIAADPRFATNAERVAHRRELLALLDPVFRTRSTAEWVARFLAAGVPAGPISRMHEVMADAQVREREMVVELDHPRAGRIRVNGVPVKLSDTPGAVRTPPPLLGEHTDAVLRELGIDAGEIAALRQEGVV, from the coding sequence GTGTACCCTCTCGACGACCTGACGGTGGTGGACCTGACCCGCGCGCTCGCCGGGCCGTACTGCACGATGATGCTCGCCGACCTCGGCGCGCGCGTGCTCAAAGTCGAGACGCCGGGGACCGGCGACGACACACGCGGGTGGGGACCGCCGTTCGTGAACGGCGAGAGCGCGTACTTCCTCAGCATCAACCGCAACAAGGCCAGCGTCACTCTCAACCTCAAGGCGCCGCGCGGGCGCGAGCTGCTGTGGCGCTTGCTCCGGCGCGCGGACGTCCTCGTGGAAAACTTCCGCCCCGGGGCGATGGACCGCCTCGGCTTCGGGTACGACGCGGTGCACGCGGCGGTCCCGCGCCTCGTGTACTGCTCGATTTCGGGGTTTGGGCAGAGCGGGCCGTATCGCGAGCGCGCCGCGTACGACCTCATCGTGCAGGGGATGGGCGGGCTGATGGGCATCACGGGCGAACCCGACGGAGCCCCGATGCGGGTCGGCGTGGCGGTGGCCGATATCTGCGCCGGGATGTTCGCCGCGTACGCGATCCTCGCCGCGCTCCGGGTCCGCGAGCGCACGGGCGCCGGCCAGTGGGTGGACGCCGCGATGCTGGACGGCCAGGTCGCGTGGATGACCTACATGGCCGCGAACTACTTCGCCACCGGGCACGACCCGCAGCGCGTGGGATCGGCCCACACGAACCTGGTGCCGTATCAGCCGTTTCCGACGCGGGACGGTTTCATCAACGTCACCGTGGGGAGCGAGGGGTTGTGGCAGCGGTTCTGCCAAGCGCTCGACGTCCCGATTGCGGCCGATCCTCGGTTTGCCACCAACGCGGAGCGCGTCGCGCACCGGCGGGAGCTGCTTGCTCTGCTGGACCCGGTGTTCCGAACGCGCTCGACCGCGGAGTGGGTCGCCCGGTTCCTGGCGGCGGGCGTGCCGGCCGGGCCCATCTCCCGGATGCACGAGGTCATGGCGGACGCTCAGGTGCGTGAGCGCGAGATGGTGGTCGAACTCGACCACCCGCGGGCGGGGCGCATCCGGGTGAACGGGGTCCCCGTGAAGTTGTCCGACACCCCCGGTGCCGTCCGGACCCCGCCGCCGCTGCTCGGGGAGCACACCGACGCGGTCCTGCGCGAGTTGGGGATCGACGCCGGCGAGATCGCGGCGCTCCGACAGGAGGGCGTGGTCTGA